The Fictibacillus phosphorivorans genomic sequence AGAAGTCAATCAACAGATTGTTCATCTTAAAGAAAAGTTAAAGGAGATTGGATTCAACGGAGACTTTGATCCGTTCCTGACCCTATCCTTCTTAACTCTTCCTGTCATTCCAGAGATCAAGCTTACAGATCTCGGGCTATTTGATTTCAAAACCTTTCAACATATCTCTGTGCAGGCAGAATAAGCACTACACGATTGAATGGTTGAAGGCGTAGATCACAGCTTGTGTACGATCCTGTACATCCAACTTGCTCAAAATATTGCTCACATGTACTTTGACCGTTTTTAAAGCGATGAACAGATCATCCGCAATTTCTTGATTCGTCTTTCCTTTCGTCATCAACAGAAGAATCTCCATCTCGCGCGCAGTCAGTTCTTCATGTGGCTCGCGCGTTTGCTTTTTACGCATCTTGCTCATCATCTTCCCTGTTACTTCCGGTTCAAGAACAGATTTACCATGATACGTATCGCGAACAGCTTGAGCGATATCACTCGCTTTTGACGTTTTTAGCATATAACTAGACGCACCCGCCTCTAGTGCTGGATATACTTTCTCGTCATCAAGAAAACTTGTAACAACGATGATTTTTGCTTCTGGCCATGCCGCCGTAATCTCTCGTGTTGCTTCGATTCCATCCATCTCATCCATAACAAGATCCATTAAGATGATATCCGGTTTCAGCGCTAGTGCCTTCTCAATCGCCACTTTTCCGTTCTCCGCTTCATCCGTTACCTCTATATCTGGCTGCGCAGAAAGGTATGCCGAAACCCCAATACGCACCATCTCATGATCATCCACTAATAATACTTTGATCATTGCCGTCATCTCCCGCTTTCAAAATAGGTACTTTCACTTCAAGCCGCGTTCCTTCGCCTGGCAAACTCACAATCTTCAATGTTCCGCCAATCTCTGCTGCGCGTTCATGCATGTTCTGCAGACCGTAAGAACCTGTTTTTTCTTGATCCATCTTAAAGCCTACACCATCATCTTCAATGCGTAGGATAATCAGATCATCTCTTTGAACGAGCAATATTTGTGCTTTATTTGCCTGTGCATGCCTTAGAATGTTAGACACAGATTCTTGCAGAATACGAAACAGGTGATCTTCGACTCCTTTAGCAAGAGGGATCGTTTCAATCTTCCATTTTAGTTCGA encodes the following:
- a CDS encoding response regulator, encoding MIKVLLVDDHEMVRIGVSAYLSAQPDIEVTDEAENGKVAIEKALALKPDIILMDLVMDEMDGIEATREITAAWPEAKIIVVTSFLDDEKVYPALEAGASSYMLKTSKASDIAQAVRDTYHGKSVLEPEVTGKMMSKMRKKQTREPHEELTAREMEILLLMTKGKTNQEIADDLFIALKTVKVHVSNILSKLDVQDRTQAVIYAFNHSIV